One segment of Microbacterium arborescens DNA contains the following:
- a CDS encoding glycosyltransferase, translated as MRVLAVVTLVSPHGEYGGPLRVALNQLAALRDLGHDVVLAGAARGYDVIPTDIDGIPARLFPARTLIPGIGFAGVGSPALLRALRRHVDEFDVVHVHAARDLVTLPAARIARSRGVATVLQTHGMIDESTNPLAIPLDAVLTRPALAGARIVTYLTERERASLETIGRGRAQLVELPNGVPTAPAAAPLGPELLYLARLAPRKRPVQFVEAAARLANEFPEARFRLVGPDEGEGDAVRAAIEASGHPERIRWEGALEPARTGERMRRASGYVLPAVDEPYPMSVLEAMSAGLPVVVTDSCGLAPAVRDAGAGFVTDGGLEPLVTAMRRLLADPADARLRGERGRDLTRERFTMPAIAERLVELYAR; from the coding sequence GTGAGGGTCCTCGCCGTCGTCACCCTGGTGAGCCCGCACGGCGAGTACGGCGGGCCCCTCCGGGTGGCGCTGAATCAGCTCGCAGCATTGCGGGATCTCGGGCACGACGTGGTGCTCGCGGGCGCGGCGCGGGGATACGACGTCATCCCCACCGACATCGACGGCATCCCGGCCCGACTCTTCCCGGCACGTACGCTCATCCCGGGCATCGGGTTCGCGGGCGTCGGATCGCCCGCACTGCTGCGTGCGCTCCGCCGGCACGTCGACGAATTCGACGTCGTGCACGTGCATGCCGCGCGCGACCTCGTCACTCTGCCCGCCGCCCGGATCGCGCGCTCGCGCGGGGTCGCCACCGTCCTCCAGACCCACGGGATGATCGACGAGTCGACGAATCCGCTCGCAATCCCCCTCGACGCGGTGCTGACGCGCCCGGCACTGGCAGGGGCACGCATCGTGACCTACCTGACCGAGCGCGAACGCGCCTCGCTCGAGACCATCGGCCGGGGCCGTGCGCAGCTGGTCGAGCTTCCCAACGGGGTTCCGACGGCACCCGCAGCCGCCCCGCTCGGGCCCGAGCTGCTGTACCTCGCCCGGCTCGCACCCCGGAAACGGCCGGTGCAGTTCGTCGAGGCCGCGGCGCGACTGGCGAACGAGTTCCCCGAGGCCCGCTTCCGCCTCGTCGGCCCCGACGAAGGCGAGGGCGACGCCGTCCGCGCGGCCATCGAGGCGTCGGGCCACCCCGAGCGCATCCGCTGGGAGGGTGCGTTGGAGCCCGCACGCACGGGAGAGCGGATGCGGCGAGCCAGCGGCTACGTGCTCCCGGCAGTCGACGAGCCCTACCCGATGTCGGTGCTCGAAGCCATGTCCGCGGGTCTGCCCGTGGTCGTCACGGACTCCTGCGGACTGGCCCCGGCTGTGCGTGACGCCGGGGCGGGATTCGTCACCGACGGTGGACTCGAACCCCTCGTCACGGCGATGCGGCGACTGCTCGCCGACCCGGCGGATGCACGCCTGCGCGGCGAACGCGGCCGCGACCTGACACGCGAGCGGTTCACGATGCCCGCGATCGCCGAGAGGCTGGTCGAGCTGTACGCGCGGTGA
- the gmd gene encoding GDP-mannose 4,6-dehydratase, with product MKRAFITGITGQDGSYLAELLLAKGYEVHGLVRRASTFNTSRIDHLYVDPHEVGARLFLHYGDLSDGVRMTTLLAQIQPDEVYNLGAQSHVRVSFDEPEHTADTTGTGSVRLLDAVRMSGVRARFYQASSSELYGATPPPQSETTPFYPRSPYAAAKLYSYWITKNYREAYDMFAVNGILFNHESPRRGETFVTRKITRAVAAIKLGVQDHVYLGNIDAVRDWGYAAEYVEGMWRMLQADEPEDFVLATGIGITVRDFLEAAFAHAGLDWRRHVRFDERYLRPTEVDALIGDPSKAEEKLGWKATVGPLELARIMVDADIRALEFAGRPWIDTVALSGWAA from the coding sequence ATGAAGCGTGCATTCATCACCGGCATCACGGGCCAGGACGGGTCCTATCTCGCCGAGCTCCTGCTCGCGAAGGGCTACGAGGTCCACGGCCTGGTGCGGCGGGCGTCGACGTTCAACACGTCGCGCATCGACCACCTGTACGTCGACCCGCACGAGGTGGGGGCACGCCTCTTCCTGCACTACGGCGATCTCAGCGACGGCGTCCGCATGACGACGCTGCTCGCGCAGATCCAGCCGGACGAGGTCTACAACCTCGGTGCGCAGTCGCACGTGCGCGTGTCGTTCGACGAGCCCGAGCACACCGCTGACACCACCGGAACCGGCTCGGTGCGGCTCCTGGATGCCGTGCGCATGTCAGGGGTCCGGGCCCGCTTCTACCAGGCGTCCTCCTCCGAGCTGTACGGCGCCACGCCTCCGCCGCAGAGCGAGACCACGCCGTTCTACCCGCGCTCGCCGTATGCCGCCGCGAAGCTCTACAGCTACTGGATCACGAAGAACTACCGCGAGGCCTACGACATGTTCGCGGTCAACGGCATCCTCTTCAACCACGAGTCGCCCCGCCGAGGCGAGACGTTCGTGACCCGCAAGATCACGCGCGCCGTGGCAGCGATCAAGCTCGGCGTTCAGGACCACGTGTACCTCGGCAACATCGACGCCGTCCGCGACTGGGGCTACGCCGCCGAGTACGTCGAGGGGATGTGGCGGATGCTGCAGGCCGACGAGCCGGAGGACTTCGTGCTCGCGACCGGCATCGGTATCACCGTTCGCGACTTCCTCGAAGCGGCCTTCGCCCACGCGGGTCTCGATTGGCGGCGCCATGTCCGCTTCGACGAGCGCTACCTGCGTCCGACCGAGGTCGACGCGCTGATCGGAGACCCGAGCAAGGCCGAGGAGAAGCTCGGCTGGAAGGCCACGGTCGGCCCGCTGGAGCTCGCACGCATCATGGTGGACGCCGACATCCGCGCCCTCGAGTTCGCGGGTCGCCCGTGGATCGATACGGTCGCCCTCTCGGGATGGGCCGCGTGA
- a CDS encoding DapH/DapD/GlmU-related protein: MGERRRLAGFSGRGYDKGRGPVWQAAWQLASAIGVMPWFVPVRVRVAVLRAFGARIGNGVNLRAGVRVHWPWKLTIGDDTWIGERAWILNLEPVSIGSDVCISQGALLCTGSHDHRSPTFEFDNAPIVVEDGAWVAARATVLRGVRIGADAVIGATALVVRDVPAGATVLAPAAVVRS, translated from the coding sequence ATGGGGGAACGGCGACGGCTCGCTGGGTTCAGCGGCAGGGGATACGACAAGGGCCGCGGGCCCGTCTGGCAAGCGGCGTGGCAGCTCGCCTCGGCGATCGGGGTGATGCCGTGGTTCGTCCCGGTCCGCGTCCGGGTCGCGGTGCTTCGTGCGTTCGGGGCCCGCATCGGAAACGGTGTGAATCTGCGCGCCGGGGTCCGCGTCCACTGGCCCTGGAAGCTCACGATCGGCGATGACACCTGGATCGGCGAGCGCGCCTGGATCTTGAATCTCGAGCCGGTTTCGATCGGCAGCGATGTCTGCATCTCGCAGGGCGCGCTGCTGTGCACCGGGAGCCACGATCATCGATCACCCACCTTCGAGTTCGACAATGCGCCGATCGTCGTCGAAGACGGCGCGTGGGTGGCCGCCCGCGCCACGGTGCTGCGCGGCGTCCGCATCGGAGCGGACGCCGTGATCGGAGCCACGGCGCTCGTCGTCCGCGACGTGCCCGCCGGCGCGACCGTGCTCGCCCCGGCCGCGGTCGTGCGGTCGTGA
- a CDS encoding SGNH/GDSL hydrolase family protein, with translation MRTHRGGGHWWQIDWGGLPVWAVALSAVAIGGVLAGGAALRSSPASEVQSAPIVVFLGDSYTAGVGASDKALGWASLVGEAEGWRVRNLARGGTGYAARVTGEAAPAACGRDECPAFGEMAREGASLVPDIVIVSGGRNDIGQAPVDADVADFFDTLAAAYPGSRVYVTDVLWHDQAPEAVQELSRIVEADAQRVGAVWLDIGQPLAGDSGLLAPDGVHPNDAGHEAIAQAVIAALG, from the coding sequence ATGCGAACGCATCGCGGCGGCGGCCACTGGTGGCAGATCGACTGGGGCGGCTTGCCGGTATGGGCGGTCGCGCTCTCCGCGGTGGCCATCGGCGGAGTTCTCGCCGGCGGGGCTGCGCTGCGTTCGAGCCCCGCCTCCGAGGTGCAATCCGCGCCGATCGTGGTGTTCCTCGGTGATTCGTACACGGCCGGCGTCGGGGCATCCGACAAAGCCCTCGGGTGGGCGAGCCTCGTCGGCGAGGCCGAGGGATGGCGGGTGCGCAACCTCGCGCGGGGCGGGACCGGCTACGCCGCGCGCGTGACGGGTGAGGCCGCACCGGCGGCCTGCGGCCGCGACGAATGCCCCGCCTTCGGCGAGATGGCCCGCGAGGGCGCCTCGCTCGTGCCTGACATCGTGATCGTGTCCGGCGGGCGCAACGACATCGGCCAGGCGCCGGTCGACGCGGATGTCGCCGACTTCTTCGACACCCTGGCGGCGGCCTATCCCGGCAGTCGCGTCTACGTCACCGATGTACTCTGGCACGACCAGGCGCCGGAGGCCGTTCAGGAGCTGTCGCGCATCGTCGAGGCGGACGCGCAGCGCGTGGGCGCTGTCTGGCTCGACATCGGACAGCCCCTGGCGGGCGACAGCGGACTGCTCGCTCCCGATGGGGTCCATCCCAACGATGCGGGACACGAGGCCATCGCCCAGGCCGTGATCGCGGCGCTCGGCTGA
- a CDS encoding GDP-L-fucose synthase family protein — MGRVSDGLAFDPTRLDRHATFFVAGHRGLAGSAVVRRLEAEGFDRLLTRTSAELDLTERGDVFRFFRAHRPRYVVLAAAKVGGILANSTYPADFLSINIRIQSNVMDAAAEVGVERLVFLGSSCIYPKFAPQPLREDSLLTGHLEPTNDAYAIAKIAGILNVQAVRRQHGLPWISVMPTNLYGPNDNFSPLGSHVLPALIRRYDEAAALGSAVVTNWGSGTPRREFMHADDLASAIVHLMEHYDGASHVNIGTGQDTTIREVAEQIATITGYRGETRWDTTKPDGTPQKLLDISLLRSTGWTPSIGLRGGLARTIAWYRRSHAELRAA, encoded by the coding sequence ATGGGCCGCGTGAGCGACGGGCTCGCATTCGACCCGACCCGGCTCGATCGGCACGCGACGTTCTTCGTCGCGGGTCATCGAGGCCTGGCCGGCAGCGCGGTGGTCCGTCGACTCGAAGCCGAGGGCTTCGACCGCCTCCTCACCCGCACCTCAGCCGAACTGGATCTCACCGAACGCGGGGACGTCTTCCGATTCTTCCGCGCGCACCGCCCGCGCTACGTCGTGCTGGCCGCGGCGAAGGTGGGCGGCATCCTCGCGAACAGCACCTATCCGGCCGACTTCCTGAGCATCAACATCCGGATCCAGTCCAACGTGATGGATGCCGCGGCCGAAGTGGGAGTCGAGCGGCTGGTCTTCCTCGGATCGTCGTGCATCTACCCGAAGTTCGCGCCGCAGCCACTGCGCGAGGACAGTCTTCTCACCGGCCATCTCGAGCCGACGAACGACGCCTATGCCATCGCGAAGATCGCCGGAATCCTGAACGTCCAAGCCGTGCGGCGACAGCACGGTCTCCCTTGGATCTCCGTCATGCCGACGAACCTGTACGGACCGAACGACAACTTCTCGCCGCTCGGATCCCACGTACTGCCCGCGCTCATCCGTCGCTACGATGAGGCCGCCGCGCTCGGCAGCGCGGTGGTCACCAACTGGGGGTCGGGCACGCCGCGTCGGGAGTTCATGCACGCCGACGACCTGGCCTCGGCGATCGTGCACCTCATGGAGCATTACGACGGGGCCTCTCACGTGAACATCGGCACCGGTCAGGACACGACGATCCGCGAGGTCGCCGAGCAGATCGCGACGATCACGGGCTACCGCGGAGAGACGCGCTGGGACACGACCAAGCCCGACGGCACTCCGCAGAAGCTCCTCGACATCTCACTGCTGCGCTCGACGGGCTGGACGCCGAGCATCGGGCTACGCGGCGGGCTGGCCCGGACCATCGCCTGGTACCGGCGCAGCCACGCCGAGCTCCGCGCCGCCTGA
- a CDS encoding acyltransferase: MPDKVRDLLRLALWLLPASRLKNALLRRAGHRIHTTARARASIVWRVASFELDPGATFGSANVVKNMREIRLGRDAMLGRWNLISSHPLFLRHLPEGGRLILGDHAKITSRHQLDCSGSLTLGAFASLAGHQSRVMSHSVDLQRNAQAAFPVVIGERSFVGTRVLILGGAVLPPRSVLGAGSVLTRARGVPDAGLWAGVPATLRGTVSGAWFDRRETSTHDLWIPATDEIVSTR; this comes from the coding sequence ATGCCTGACAAGGTCCGCGACCTGCTGAGGCTGGCACTGTGGCTGCTGCCCGCGAGTCGCCTGAAGAATGCGCTCCTGCGCCGAGCCGGCCACCGCATCCACACCACGGCCCGCGCACGGGCGAGCATCGTGTGGCGCGTCGCGTCGTTCGAGCTCGACCCGGGTGCCACGTTCGGTTCGGCGAACGTGGTGAAGAACATGCGCGAGATCCGGCTCGGACGCGACGCCATGCTGGGGCGCTGGAACCTCATCTCGTCGCATCCCCTCTTCCTCCGGCACCTGCCGGAGGGGGGACGGCTGATTCTCGGCGACCACGCGAAGATCACCAGCCGCCACCAGCTCGACTGCTCGGGCTCGCTGACGCTGGGGGCATTCGCATCGCTGGCGGGACACCAGAGCCGTGTGATGTCGCACAGTGTGGATCTCCAGCGGAACGCGCAGGCCGCCTTCCCGGTCGTCATCGGCGAGCGGTCGTTCGTGGGCACGCGCGTGCTCATCCTGGGCGGTGCGGTGCTGCCGCCCCGATCGGTGCTCGGGGCGGGATCGGTCCTGACCCGTGCCCGCGGGGTGCCCGACGCGGGTCTGTGGGCGGGGGTGCCCGCCACCCTGCGCGGCACCGTCTCGGGCGCCTGGTTCGACCGACGCGAGACCTCGACCCACGACCTCTGGATTCCGGCGACGGACGAGATCGTGTCCACGCGATGA